The nucleotide window ctgccctccccaggtgtgAGAAGCTGGCAGAGATCATCTGGCAGAACCGGCAGCAGATCCGCCGTGCCGagcacctgtgccagcagctgccaatCCCAGGCCCCGTGGAGGAGATGCTGTCAGAGCTGAACGGCACCATCACCGACATCATCTCTGCCCTGGTCACCAGGTACAAGTTGGGCTCAGATGGGTGGGGGGCCAGGTTGGCCCTGCCACCTTCCCAGCCCCCCTGATCCTCCTACCCCCCAGCACCTTCATCATCGAGAAGCAGCCCCCCCAAGTGCTGAAGACACAGACCAAGTTTGCAGCCACCGTGCGGCTCCTGGTTGGGGGGAAGCTGAATGTGCACATGAACCCCCCCCAAGTGAAGGCCACCATCATCAGTGAACAACAAGCCAAGGCTCTGCTGAAGAATGAGAGCACCCGCAAGTAatgctgggggctggggctgtgtggctggggctgctgaggcagTGGTGGGGGGAGAAGGGCTGCACTTTGCACAGCTCCCAGTCCTGGTGGTCTCCTGACTCTGTGCATTCCCATGGCAGTGAGAGCAGCGGGGAGATTCTCAACAACTGCTGTGTGATGGAGTATCACCAGGCCACTGGGACACTCAGCGCCCACTTCCGCAACATGGTGAGTGCCCCTGgttccctgtcctgtcctgtcccctcgTGTCCCTCTGTGTTCACACCAGTGTCCCCATCTATTCCTCCGCACTCACCCCTCGTGTCCCTGCAGTCCCTGAAGCGGATCAAGCGCTCGGATCGCCGTGGGGCTGAGTCAGTGACAGAGGAAAAGTTCACCATCCTCTTTGAGTCACAGTTCAGTGTCGGTGGGAATGAGCTGGTCTTCCAGGTGAAGGTAAAGCCACTATGTGCCTTCTGCTGGCCCTAGGCAAGCCATGGGCACTATGCCCACAGGAGTGGGGCTGGGTTGGGGCTGCATGGATGCCCATGGGTGATGCTCCCTTGCCCCACAGCCCATTCCGGTCTCCTTCCTCTCGGCAGACGCTGTCCTTGCCTGTGGTGGTGATTGTGCATGGGAGCCAGGACAACAATGCCACGGCCACTGTGCTTTGGGACAATGCTTTTGCTGAGCCCGTGAGTGCCATGGGGCAGGACAGGCCCCATCTGCCCTGAGGGGTGAGGGAGTAGGGCTCAGCCTCCTGgtgaggcagagctggtgctgacCATGCTCTCTGCCCCCAGGGCCGCGTGCCCTTCGCTGTGCCCGACAAGGTGCAGTGGCCACAGCTCTGTGAGGCACTCAACATGAAGTTCAAGGCAGAGGTGCAGAGCAGCCGTGGGCTGACCAAGGAGAACCTGGTATTCCTGGCACAAAAGCTCTTCAACAGCACCAGCTCCCACCTGGAAGATTACAGCAGCACCACAGTGTCCTGGTCCCAGTTCAACCGGGTAAGTGACTGGGCTCTGTCCAGAGCTCCCCCAGTGCTTGTGGGGCTGGATGTGGGTGTACCCACCTGGGGGCCCgagtctctgctgctgcacccaATGTCTGTGCTGTGCAACAGAGGCTCAGAGGCTGCTGACAGGAGTGCTCATTTTCTGGGGATTTCAACAGGAAAACCTGCCTGGGAGGAATTACACCTTCTGGCAGTGGTTTGACGGGGTCATGGAGGTGCTGAAGAAGCATTTGAAGCCGCACTGGAATGACGGGTAAGAGCcgccctgccctgtgctgcctggccCGAGCCCCAAGCCCTGACGCCCTGCTCTGCCTAGGGCCATCCTGGGCTTCGTCAACAAGCAGCAGGCGCACGACCTGCTCATCAACAAGCCCGACGGGACCTTCCTTCTGCGCTTCAGCGACTCGGAGATCGGTGGCATCACCATTGCCTGGAAGTTCGACtcctgtgagtgtgtgtgtgtgtgctggcatCCCTGCACCCAGTATCCCTGGCCCCAGCCAGGGCATCTCATGCCCATGGGGTACTTGGCACTGCCACAGCGGGCATGCTGGAGCCATCCTCAGGAAAGAGGCGAGCACCAGAGCCCCAAAATGCATTGGCTGTCCATGGGGAGTGacactgctcactgcagctgtTGCTGTGTCAGGCCTGAACACTGGCAGTAGCAGGGAGGAGGGACCAGACTGAACCCTCCAACCCAAGCCTGGGGACTGATGTGGTCTGTATGAAATCCAGTTATTTGGTGGTGCTCCCCAGTGCAGGGATTGTCAGGGGTGGCCTGACCCCATGCAGGAGTCTGTTGCTGTTTGCAAGAGCATCCTTTGGAGGGTCACATGGCTGAGAAGCACCACAGAGCCCCATGGTTGGGAACCAGCCCCCCACGTGTCAGGATGAGGCCAGACCTGCCTTGGCTTCGCTGTGCCTCCCACCTTATCCCATTTTCTGGCGACCTGTGCTTTATCCTCAGTAGTTGCTGGGGGAGGGAGCAGTATGAGACGTGCTGTTTGCTGCTTGATGTGACTTTGCAGCCCATgtccagagcacagccaggagctgctgcaagcTCTGGGATCCTCACCATGATCCTCACACTTGTTTTGCAGCTGAGAGGATGTTCTGGAACCTGATGCCTTTCACCACCAGGGACTTCTCCATCCGCTCCTTGGCTGACCGCCTCGGGGATCTCAGTTACCTCATCTATGTGTTCCCCGACCGGCCCAAGGACGAGGTGTTCTCCAAGTACTACACGCCGGTTCTCTGTGAGTCCACGCCAGGTAGCGCTGTCCCTCCACCCCACGTGTGTCCCCTCCTTTGTGCATCcagccaggatggagctggtgtTCTCAGCATTCCTCCACACCATGGGCCCCACAGGGGTTCTGCATCTGGCCACGCGTgagtccccagcactgcccggGGTCGTGGCAtgtgctggagcctggggcCTCAATGCTGCCTCCTTCTCTCTAGCTAAAGCTGTGGATGGATACGTGAAGCCACAGATCAAGCAAGTGGTGCCAGAGTAAGTGTGACCTCAAAGGCAGATCCTGGGCAGTGGTTGCCATGAGTTCCCAGTGCTGAATTGTCTGGGTTGGGCAGCAACACAGGGCACTGAGGAGCTCAGATCCACCACCAATGGCCACATTGGTGCTGAGCCTTGTGAGACATCTTGGCAACTTCATCTGTGGGGCACCCATCCTgtcctgtgccagtgctcatGAGACCCATCCCCAC belongs to Oenanthe melanoleuca isolate GR-GAL-2019-014 chromosome 27, OMel1.0, whole genome shotgun sequence and includes:
- the LOC130263959 gene encoding signal transducer and activator of transcription 5B isoform X2, coding for MAVWIQAQQLQGEALRQMQALYGQHFPIEVRHYLSQWIESQAWDSIDLDNPQENVKATQLLEGLIQELQKKADHQVGEDGFLLKIKLGHYATQLQNTYDRCPMELVRCIRHILYHEQRLVREANNSPSPSGSLVDAMSQKHLQINQTFEELRLITQDSENELKKLQQTQEYFIIQYQENMRLQAQFSQLSQLGPQERMSRETTLQQKKASLEAWLHREAQTLQQYRVDLAEKHQKTLQLLRKQQTTILDDELIQWKRRQQLAGNGGPPEGTLDVLQTWCEKLAEIIWQNRQQIRRAEHLCQQLPIPGPVEEMLSELNGTITDIISALVTSTFIIEKQPPQVLKTQTKFAATVRLLVGGKLNVHMNPPQVKATIISEQQAKALLKNESTRNESSGEILNNCCVMEYHQATGTLSAHFRNMSLKRIKRSDRRGAESVTEEKFTILFESQFSVGGNELVFQVKTLSLPVVVIVHGSQDNNATATVLWDNAFAEPGRVPFAVPDKVQWPQLCEALNMKFKAEVQSSRGLTKENLVFLAQKLFNSTSSHLEDYSSTTVSWSQFNRENLPGRNYTFWQWFDGVMEVLKKHLKPHWNDGAILGFVNKQQAHDLLINKPDGTFLLRFSDSEIGGITIAWKFDSSERMFWNLMPFTTRDFSIRSLADRLGDLSYLIYVFPDRPKDEVFSKYYTPVLSKAVDGYVKPQIKQVVPEFVNASGDSTPGGATYMDQAPSPAVCSQPHYNMYTQNPDPVLDPEGDFDLEDTMDVARHVEELLRRPVDSQWIPHAQS
- the LOC130263959 gene encoding signal transducer and activator of transcription 5B isoform X1, with the protein product MAVWIQAQQLQGEALRQMQALYGQHFPIEVRHYLSQWIESQAWDSIDLDNPQENVKATQLLEGLIQELQKKADHQVGEDGFLLKIKLGHYATQLQNTYDRCPMELVRCIRHILYHEQRLVREANNSPSPSGSLVDAMSQKHLQINQTFEELRLITQDSENELKKLQQTQEYFIIQYQENMRLQAQFSQLSQLGPQERMSRETTLQQKKASLEAWLHREAQTLQQYRVDLAEKHQKTLQLLRKQQTTILDDELIQWKRRQQLAGNGGPPEGTLDVLQTWCEKLAEIIWQNRQQIRRAEHLCQQLPIPGPVEEMLSELNGTITDIISALVTSTFIIEKQPPQVLKTQTKFAATVRLLVGGKLNVHMNPPQVKATIISEQQAKALLKNESTRNESSGEILNNCCVMEYHQATGTLSAHFRNMSLKRIKRSDRRGAESVTEEKFTILFESQFSVGGNELVFQVKTLSLPVVVIVHGSQDNNATATVLWDNAFAEPGRVPFAVPDKVQWPQLCEALNMKFKAEVQSSRGLTKENLVFLAQKLFNSTSSHLEDYSSTTVSWSQFNRENLPGRNYTFWQWFDGVMEVLKKHLKPHWNDGAILGFVNKQQAHDLLINKPDGTFLLRFSDSEIGGITIAWKFDSSERMFWNLMPFTTRDFSIRSLADRLGDLSYLIYVFPDRPKDEVFSKYYTPVLCESTPAKAVDGYVKPQIKQVVPEFVNASGDSTPGGATYMDQAPSPAVCSQPHYNMYTQNPDPVLDPEGDFDLEDTMDVARHVEELLRRPVDSQWIPHAQS